A single genomic interval of Spinacia oleracea cultivar Varoflay chromosome 6, BTI_SOV_V1, whole genome shotgun sequence harbors:
- the LOC110784384 gene encoding uncharacterized protein, with product MVWILNFIVFSLLCFSTLTSGNGVDQKVLMVGNELFKETLPFQMGSRYYLLQGLKPDTWYEVKISYPASIPAMFSLQLKRGVSGVGMNRLRKLLNTEKLIFKAENLDEVNRQGGFYVLITVEPEGFVAIPGVQERENILFNIVCDELMLGIPHEAWLVAALALLCVVVGFSVPRFLPPFLLPKDQDIKRAGQLVTEKDS from the exons ATGGTGTGGATTCTCAACTTTATtgtcttctctctcctctgcttcTCAACTTTAACTTCTGGAAATGG AGTTGATCAAAAGGTCTTGATGGTTGGGAATGAGCTGTTTAAGGAAACTCTACCGTTCCAAATGGGATCGCGGTATTATTTGCTTCAAGGGTTGAAACCTGATACTTGGTATGAAGTGAAGATATCATACCCTGCTTCT ATACCGGCTATGTTTTCTTTACAGTTGAAGAGAGGTGTTTCTGGTGTTGGAATGAACAGGCTAAGAAAATTGCTGAATACTGAGAAACTGATTTTCAAGGCGGAGAACCTGGACGAGGTTAATCGTCAG GGTGGATTTTATGTTCTGATAACTGTGGAGCCGGAGGGATTTGTTGCAATACCCGGTGTACAGGAAAGGGAGAATATATTGTTCAATATAG TTTGTGATGAGCTGATGTTGGGCATTCCTCACGAAGCTTGGCTGGTTGCAGCTTTAGCATTGCTATGCGTAGTAGTGGGTTTTTCTGTACCTCGATTTCTTCCACCTTTTCTTCTGCCAAAGGATCAAGACATCAAAAGAGCCGGACAGTTGGTCACAGAAAAGGACTCCTAG